DNA sequence from the Rattus rattus isolate New Zealand chromosome 2, Rrattus_CSIRO_v1, whole genome shotgun sequence genome:
CATTAATTTCTAACAAAGGttggcagatttctgtgagttcaaggacaatctgtctacatagtgagttctaggcaatCTGGAGCTACTAAATGAGATCATCCATGTCCTAAACACATAACAAAActaagaaaagtgaaaataagtGTTCATTTCACTAAAAACTGATCTTAATCCTTAAGTATTGTATTTTCTACTAACACCACACATACTTTTCAAATCTTCTGGGCTCTTTTATTTACCATTTTGGGGAAAAACCTGATTACATTGCCTATGTCTTTCCTCAAGGCTGTCTGCATGCTTTTGTTCCTTAGACTGTAAATGATGGGGTTAAGCAGAGGTGTCAGAATGGTGTATGTCATCGCCAGCAGTGTGTCATCCTTAAAAGAGTAACTGTTTTTAGGTCTCAGATAGACAAAGCAAGCAAATCCATAATGTATGAACACCACTGTGAAATGGGAGGAGCAAGTTGAAAAGGTCTTATACCTTCCTTTGGCAGAGGGCATCTTCATAACTACTGTCACAATGAAGACATAAGAaaccattataaaaataaagctgcCTACCAACACAAAGGCAGTAAATGCAAAAAGAATCACTTTATGATAAAAGGTTAAATTACAGGCAAGGGAGACCACTGGATCAATATCACAAAAAAAGTGCTGAATGATGTTGGAGTTGCAAAAAGTTAAGTTGAATATTGTGACGAcaatacacagagagactgagaagccAAGCACACCAGAGGCTATGATGAGCTGAAGGCAGATCTTCTGAGTCATCAGGATTGGATAATGCAGAGGGTTGTTGATGGCGGTATAACGGTCATAGGACATGGCAGACAAGATGAAACAGTTATTGCCTCCCaagccaaagaagaaaaacatctgaGTGGCACACTCAGGAAGAGAGATGGCCTTGCTCTTTGATATCAAGTCCACTAACATGCGGGGCAAGATCACCATAGTGGTGCATGTTTCTGACAAGGACAGGGcaaagaggaaaaagtacatgggggtATGAAGGTTGTGATTGAGTTTGATGGCCACCATGATGGATGCATTTGCTAAGAGAATGCTCATGTGAGAGAGGAGAATCACAACAAAGAGTAGATTCTGCAGTTctggaaaactggaaaatcccCACAGAAGGAACGTAGTCACTGTGGTGTGGTTGCCCATCCTCCTAGTGGCAGTGATTTTGCACTAGAGCAGGATATATATTTAAGGTAAAGACTCAGAGATGACTATGAAGAACTTGCACAATGATATCAACAAGATTTTAAACAGGGCACCTGAGTTAATATATTCAATAGCCTTAaagacacatgtatgcatgtgactAAGGGCAAAGTTAGGAATCAAAAGGATGCAAATATTTCTAGTATGTACATCTGTTGAAACCCCAATGAGTAGGCTTAAGTGTCTCCTTGGTTTCTAGTCACAAAACGTGTCTTGCTATTTGTGTTCCTGAATCAGGATCTGCAGAAGTGGAAAAATATGTACAAAATTGCTTCCCTCTTACCCACTCAACTCTGTAACTCCATATTTTTTCAGTCCATTATTTTATATGATGGTATTCTGAATtggatgaaagaataaaataatccatTTGCTTAAGTCATTTAAAGTGTACATTGCACTTGTCAAATGTGTAGGGGAGATTAATAAAATTTTCTAACAAATTTTAATATTGTCCTCAGGGTTGTTCTATTTGCACCTAAGTTCCTCATCATTCTCTGACTCCAAACAGtgactgtattagtcagggttctctggaggaacagaactgataaaaTTAAgccatatatattaaaatgagtTTTATTAGAGTGGCTTGTGACTGGCCCAACATTGGTGGTCTCAAGTTGGAAAGTCCAAGATCCTGATAGTTGTTCATTCTATGAGACTGGATATCTCAGCTGGTTAGCACTCGACTTTTTGGGTCACAGAGAAATAGGTTCTGACATAGTGAAGCAATGCCTCAGCAGCAGGATAGATGAACTTGTCAGTGAGAATGTGGGCAAGGaagcaaagcttccttcttccatgttgtTTCACATAGCTTCCTGCCAGAGAATATAGCCAAGACTTGGGATAGATATTCCCACATCAAATGATCCAATCAATAAAAGCCAATCATAAATGTGCCTAGCTGCTTGGGTGTTAGTAGATTCCAGATgaagtcaaattgacaaccaagattaccCATCACAGTGACCGTTTTGAAAATAACCAAATGAGATTAAACAAACATGGGGTAATATCAGTCTGTTTTAAATAGACAATAATGCTACTACATTAATAGTTTATACTGAGATATTTCTTAGAACAAATCAAtcactttgaacatttttagaaCATCACATTGGACTTACCTGGAGTTGAAGTAATTTGAAAACATTGTTTCATTTCAGACTCCCAACACTGGTCATAATGGTTTGATCAACATTTTTTTCTACCTAATATACTTTAGGGGTTTTGCAGCAGAGTCCTGAAGGGAATGCTTTAAATTCCTGAGATCAGTTTTCACATCATATTTCAAACtcatttatactttattttttcactGTAAGCAGAAATTGATGGGGAGAATGACAggattataaatattattttgattttaacttcACTCACTGTTAAATCATAATAAGTTGAAGACGGAAAAatggtggagagagacagagaaagagatgctGGCTGGAAATTATTCTAGAGAATTCACAGAGATTAATGAAAAACTAAGATGAGAGTTGCTATTATCTAGTTTACATGTTATTTGTAGTAATAAATGTCTGGCCAGGTAACCAGCATCTATTTAATTCAATGCACTGCAAAAAAAAGTGAAGTTGCACAGTGCTCATGTAACCCTCATAAGTATATGTGGTAGGGTTTATCATTTAGATTTACAAAGTATGGAAATTTAACAAGGGTGGTTGAGTGGCTATTAGCAGTCATGACTTTTTCTATCTTATATTGACAAAATGCCTATCATGGGCATCTCTTTGCCTGAGAAATGGAGTGTAGAAACAGCTCTTCAGATGTCTATGATGTGATAGTGCCGAGATGTTGTCCATTCGTCAGCAGAGGCCTGTGTGAGGAAATTATGGGCCTAAGTGGACTGTATAATGGCATCTATGAACAACATCAACAGAGAGACAATTAGAGGTATGTCTAATACAAAGGGCTTTCTGTGAGCAACAAAAGTTACCCAGCAATCTTCCCTGATCCTCTTGtggtttatctttttttccaactttttttattggatattttatttattcgcacaaatgttatgccctttcctggtttcccctctgcaaacccctatcccatccccatctccctgcttctatgagggtacttccccacctactcacccactcctacctcactgccctgccatccccctacactggggcattgagccttcacaggaccaaggacctctcctcccactgatgccagataagatcagattgtttttttactttgaaGGTGTCTCAATCTAGCTATCTCTAAACAAAATCTTGTCCATTATAATTCCTTCAGCTTTAGTTTACCTTTTGTGATTAGTTTCCTTTGGAAAATGCTTCAGTCTCTTCTAAGTATTGAATGCAGATGTGCAACATCACATCTTTGTGATCTTTCAGTTGTTAATAGTATCTATTGAGATTAATGAGATCactttcagcttgtttatcctttttaTACTCAACACGTCACTTCCTGCATTCCaaattctgtattctttttttaaatacagggttATTGATAGAGATTGGTTATTTTCCATAGAGTGAAATTGCATCTCCTAAGcttaataaaacacacacacacacacacacacacacacttcattcttCACACTGTGACCTAATGATAGTTTTCTAAGCACAGGTAATATTAATCAAAccattcataattttaaaaataatatatagaaaCCCACTGTTCATAGAGGGAAACTCAAATACCCCAGCCTGAATTTcaatgttctttgaaaaaatagaaaagtttatttgttcagtctctgctctattcatACCTATCATACACTCAAGCCAGATGTTGCACCCTGCCTTCCGATTGAAACCTATTTCCTCTGTTACTT
Encoded proteins:
- the LOC116894214 gene encoding olfactory receptor 10K1-like; this encodes MGNHTTVTTFLLWGFSSFPELQNLLFVVILLSHMSILLANASIMVAIKLNHNLHTPMYFFLFALSLSETCTTMVILPRMLVDLISKSKAISLPECATQMFFFFGLGGNNCFILSAMSYDRYTAINNPLHYPILMTQKICLQLIIASGVLGFSVSLCIVVTIFNLTFCNSNIIQHFFCDIDPVVSLACNLTFYHKVILFAFTAFVLVGSFIFIMVSYVFIVTVVMKMPSAKGRYKTFSTCSSHFTVVFIHYGFACFVYLRPKNSYSFKDDTLLAMTYTILTPLLNPIIYSLRNKSMQTALRKDIGNVIRFFPKMVNKRAQKI